In Mixta intestinalis, the following are encoded in one genomic region:
- a CDS encoding A24 family peptidase produces the protein MNIIVWLININFIAISLLLIVIAWQDIIRRTITHRNLLFLLVLLIPLLLLRHQTPNISAALLILLVGFVLFMVNVIGGGDVKFVSLLSLSLPHREVIIFLYTIAFLGGIVTLTGLVFFRRQIREQGVPYGVAISLAYILVYPLPPFFSLYQDYP, from the coding sequence GTGAACATTATAGTCTGGCTGATAAACATAAATTTCATTGCTATTTCTTTGTTGTTAATAGTTATTGCCTGGCAAGACATTATTCGCCGGACTATTACCCATCGTAATCTCCTTTTCCTTCTGGTTTTATTAATCCCTCTTTTACTCTTAAGACATCAGACACCTAATATTTCCGCAGCCCTCTTGATCCTTTTGGTAGGATTTGTATTATTTATGGTCAACGTGATTGGCGGTGGTGATGTTAAATTTGTTTCGCTGCTCTCTCTCTCTCTTCCTCACCGCGAAGTAATAATATTTCTATATACGATCGCTTTTCTTGGAGGGATAGTAACGTTAACTGGTTTGGTCTTTTTCCGCCGTCAAATTCGTGAGCAGGGAGTGCCTTATGGTGTAGCCATATCGCTGGCTTATATATTAGTCTATCCTCTCCCTCCATTTTTTTCTCTTTATCAGGACTACCCATGA
- a CDS encoding pilus assembly protein CpaB — MNHRMIFFLSIIVIGVGIAGIVLQKNQTPTKQSVASEQKVNKSKVIIVAEAKRDLKAHDILRPEDYQLKSVEINSTGHDIRDISSVSTNGLDGFLLLNNLSKDSAILPEMVESPNSKDFIYRSLRSDELTYAYTVLPQEDYLLSSLSRGQQVSIYIRLTEVERDKKNAVGLVSEGNSASSKQLKKFAISKVTEPLTILDIRKEEKKDDQRKSYNRDEPVGSIILRMNQKQLARLRVVEKAGDILLFPADKSIANYEKFRMDEVLPQFGSIRELRGGK; from the coding sequence ATGAATCACAGGATGATTTTTTTTCTATCAATAATTGTTATTGGCGTTGGCATCGCTGGTATCGTATTGCAAAAGAATCAAACACCGACAAAACAATCGGTGGCTTCGGAACAGAAAGTTAATAAAAGTAAAGTTATCATTGTGGCCGAGGCAAAAAGAGATCTTAAAGCCCATGATATTTTAAGACCTGAAGACTATCAGCTAAAGTCTGTTGAAATAAACAGCACCGGTCACGATATTCGGGACATTTCTTCTGTAAGCACAAATGGTCTTGATGGTTTCCTGTTGCTCAATAATCTGTCAAAAGATAGTGCCATTTTGCCTGAGATGGTGGAGTCGCCAAACAGTAAAGATTTTATTTACCGTAGCCTCAGGAGTGATGAACTGACCTACGCTTATACTGTTTTGCCACAGGAAGATTATCTTTTGTCCTCTTTGTCAAGAGGTCAGCAAGTTTCAATTTATATTCGTCTGACCGAAGTGGAGAGAGATAAGAAAAATGCTGTAGGGTTGGTTTCAGAGGGAAATTCGGCTTCATCGAAACAGTTGAAAAAATTTGCTATCAGCAAGGTAACCGAGCCGTTAACTATCCTTGATATCAGAAAAGAGGAAAAGAAAGACGACCAACGGAAAAGCTATAATCGTGATGAGCCGGTAGGAAGCATTATTTTACGCATGAACCAAAAACAGCTTGCCAGATTAAGAGTGGTTGAAAAGGCAGGCGATATTCTATTGTTTCCAGCAGACAAAAGCATAGCAAACTATGAAAAATTTAGAATGGATGAGGTTCTACCTCAATTTGGCTCAATCAGGGAATTAAGGGGCGGAAAGTGA
- a CDS encoding pilus assembly protein N-terminal domain-containing protein has protein sequence MEPGDSQSVQVQGNIDTVFISSSEVADYEIIGDRSIMVYAKKPGHTDLLVFDKSGEQIMKSSLIVDPILGAVQKKISRVAPDSVVSIQKMGKSYIISGTAATEEQRDMIYQIVGEGVGAKRTVYKKEVAELDSTSGSSSSDSNDTSWLEENVYEGVLNKLQLPITNQVNVKLSIAEVSKSFTDNVGLDWGTTTGSGGAATTPGTFRFIKFDANTLTSLVHAISNDSVARVLAEPNLSVLSGETAEFLVGGEVPVVTSSNNGVSVQYKEFGIKLNIGAKVNSSKRIRIMLGEEVSNVDSSFNTSGGDSFPTFQTRRARTTVELADGESFLLGGLISNNEREELARLPFIGDVPILGALFRNAKTERTRGELVVVATVNLVKPIGMRDVVLPDFQRTSTWARFLNFDGINNRRDRKLAQDFVEQGGFIK, from the coding sequence ATGGAACCTGGCGACTCGCAATCTGTGCAGGTCCAGGGGAACATCGACACCGTTTTTATTTCCTCATCTGAAGTTGCAGATTATGAAATTATCGGCGATCGCAGCATCATGGTGTATGCCAAAAAACCTGGGCACACTGATTTGTTAGTTTTTGATAAAAGCGGTGAACAAATAATGAAAAGTTCACTAATTGTCGACCCAATTTTAGGTGCGGTGCAGAAAAAAATATCACGCGTAGCGCCTGATAGCGTTGTTTCAATACAAAAAATGGGTAAGAGCTATATCATTAGCGGAACGGCTGCCACTGAAGAACAACGTGACATGATCTATCAGATCGTAGGTGAAGGCGTAGGCGCCAAGCGGACCGTGTATAAAAAAGAAGTTGCCGAGCTTGATAGCACTTCAGGCAGCAGCAGTAGTGATAGTAATGATACCAGCTGGTTAGAAGAAAATGTTTACGAAGGCGTGCTCAACAAGCTGCAGTTACCGATAACCAATCAGGTTAACGTTAAACTGTCTATTGCTGAAGTATCAAAATCCTTTACTGACAATGTTGGTCTTGACTGGGGGACGACAACTGGCTCAGGCGGGGCGGCGACGACGCCAGGTACTTTCCGTTTTATTAAGTTTGATGCAAATACGCTGACCAGTCTGGTGCACGCTATTAGCAATGATTCCGTTGCGCGTGTATTGGCAGAGCCTAACCTGTCTGTGCTTTCTGGCGAAACGGCTGAATTCCTGGTGGGTGGGGAAGTACCTGTTGTGACCAGTTCTAATAACGGCGTAAGCGTACAATATAAAGAATTTGGTATAAAACTGAATATCGGCGCTAAGGTAAATAGCAGTAAACGTATTCGTATTATGCTGGGTGAAGAGGTCAGTAACGTTGATAGCTCGTTTAATACGAGCGGCGGGGATAGTTTTCCTACCTTTCAGACACGACGTGCACGCACCACAGTTGAGCTGGCCGATGGCGAAAGTTTTCTGTTGGGTGGGCTGATCAGTAATAATGAACGTGAAGAATTAGCCCGTCTCCCCTTTATCGGTGATGTCCCGATTTTAGGAGCATTGTTTCGTAATGCAAAAACGGAGCGTACTCGTGGCGAACTGGTTGTTGTAGCAACAGTTAATTTAGTGAAACCGATAGGTATGCGTGATGTGGTATTGCCTGATTTTCAGCGCACTTCCACCTGGGCTCGCTTCCTGAACTTTGACGGCATTAATAACCGTCGCGATCGCAAATTAGCTCAGGATTTTGTTGAACAGGGAGGATTTATCAAATGA
- a CDS encoding tight adherance operon protein — MLLFPQKEEKAAFTEKTFYVLSARADVNERLCQMLHLAGFNQVESRHQRIGQISNLELSPHAYGVIIDIENLEQTDDIITAVQAIVPRNVWCCLVGDSDSIVLAQTFSRHGLFYFYLSAQSEDLIQAAMNGVVKKTQRKAIAISVLGCKGGNGNTAISWDLANRISQLRKMPTLFIQGGRGSQDLDLIIGCKLVQEINPVNKHLDAMSWREESFPEVERELFDKYNFLIMEESIVSADKEVLRQIAEKSSCLIALIDRSMASIRIVRHVMEIIDAIKRSQRVPKRLILCLNDSRPVTMDMLSLEDIQSLLGRPIDIFFPYRKKGLLSSLPFLRREKSPIESLTLKVLGESEPVKNPLLRQLGSRKGKR, encoded by the coding sequence ATGTTGTTATTTCCGCAGAAAGAAGAGAAAGCTGCTTTTACAGAGAAGACCTTCTATGTACTCTCTGCCCGTGCCGATGTGAATGAACGTCTCTGCCAGATGCTGCATCTGGCTGGTTTCAATCAGGTTGAATCACGTCATCAACGAATCGGGCAAATCAGTAATCTTGAGCTTTCACCACATGCTTATGGTGTCATTATTGATATTGAGAATCTGGAGCAAACGGATGACATTATCACTGCGGTACAGGCAATTGTACCGCGTAATGTCTGGTGTTGCCTGGTAGGTGATAGTGATTCTATTGTTCTTGCGCAAACTTTTTCCCGTCATGGCCTTTTTTATTTCTACCTGAGCGCACAAAGCGAAGATTTGATTCAGGCAGCGATGAATGGCGTAGTAAAAAAAACACAGCGTAAAGCGATCGCTATCAGCGTGCTGGGATGTAAAGGCGGGAATGGCAATACCGCTATCTCCTGGGATCTGGCAAACCGAATCTCTCAGTTACGTAAAATGCCAACGCTTTTTATTCAGGGTGGTAGAGGATCGCAGGATCTCGATCTGATAATTGGTTGTAAGTTGGTTCAGGAAATTAATCCGGTTAATAAACATCTGGATGCAATGAGCTGGAGAGAGGAAAGTTTTCCTGAAGTAGAAAGAGAGCTTTTCGATAAATATAACTTCCTGATTATGGAAGAGTCTATTGTTTCAGCTGATAAAGAAGTATTGCGTCAAATTGCTGAAAAGTCTTCTTGTCTCATTGCATTAATAGATCGTTCTATGGCATCTATCCGAATCGTAAGGCACGTCATGGAAATTATTGATGCTATTAAACGATCCCAGCGAGTTCCCAAGCGTTTGATCTTGTGTCTCAATGACAGTCGTCCCGTCACTATGGACATGCTTAGTCTGGAAGATATCCAGTCATTACTGGGGCGCCCGATTGATATCTTTTTCCCGTATCGTAAGAAAGGTTTATTATCATCATTACCTTTTCTACGGCGTGAAAAATCACCTATTGAAAGTTTAACATTGAAGGTGTTAGGTGAGTCTGAGCCGGTAAAAAATCCTCTGTTGCGCCAGTTAGGGAGCAGGAAAGGGAAGCGCTAA
- a CDS encoding CpaF family protein — protein MDISIEIQETLRDGVLKNIEINKIEHLLNDRTLLLVEMNRLLERVIEQQNIYLNSQAQQRMAEMMADEIIGFGPLRPLLEDDTVSDILVNGPSQIYVERFGKLELTDCRFINNAQLTDIAKRLVQRVGRRLDEGRPLVDARLPDGSRLNVAIPPIALDGTSISIRKFGKSNIELSDLIRLGAMSGQMANFLIIAARCRLNIIISGGTGSGKTTLLNALSKYIDPSERIITMEDAAELRLMQPHVLRMETRLAGVENTGQITMRALLINSLRMRPDRIIVGECRGEESFEMLQAMNTGHDGSMSTLHANNPRDAVSRLENMVMMAGMHIPIESIRRNIASAINIVIQVSRLNDGSRKIMNISEVMGIEGDRVVLQDIFTFQSHSERDENGKIVGEFVNHGLLVRSAVMQNAIMFNLSDELKQIFSME, from the coding sequence ATGGATATTAGTATTGAAATTCAGGAGACGCTGCGCGACGGCGTCCTAAAAAATATAGAAATTAATAAGATTGAGCATCTTTTAAACGATCGCACCTTATTATTAGTCGAGATGAATCGGCTACTTGAACGAGTTATTGAACAGCAAAACATTTATCTTAATAGTCAGGCGCAGCAGCGTATGGCTGAAATGATGGCCGATGAGATCATTGGTTTTGGTCCACTGCGCCCACTACTGGAAGATGATACGGTCAGTGATATTTTGGTAAACGGACCCAGCCAGATTTATGTTGAACGTTTTGGTAAATTAGAATTAACAGATTGCCGCTTTATTAATAATGCTCAGCTAACAGATATTGCCAAGCGTCTGGTACAGCGCGTAGGGCGTCGTTTAGATGAAGGGAGGCCTTTAGTTGATGCGCGTTTACCCGACGGGAGCCGTCTGAACGTTGCTATCCCACCAATCGCGTTAGATGGGACTTCAATCTCTATCCGTAAATTTGGGAAAAGCAATATTGAGCTATCGGACCTTATTCGTCTGGGAGCAATGAGCGGGCAAATGGCTAATTTTCTGATCATTGCTGCCCGCTGCCGTCTGAATATCATCATTTCTGGTGGTACCGGTTCGGGAAAAACAACGCTATTGAATGCGTTGTCAAAATATATCGATCCCAGTGAACGTATTATCACTATGGAAGATGCTGCCGAACTCAGACTGATGCAGCCGCATGTTCTGCGTATGGAAACCCGTCTGGCCGGGGTAGAAAATACCGGACAAATTACGATGCGCGCTTTGCTGATAAACTCCCTCAGGATGAGGCCAGACAGAATCATCGTCGGCGAGTGTCGTGGCGAAGAATCTTTTGAAATGCTTCAGGCGATGAACACTGGTCATGATGGCTCAATGTCAACGCTCCATGCTAATAACCCACGTGATGCCGTTTCGCGTTTGGAGAACATGGTAATGATGGCGGGGATGCATATTCCTATTGAATCTATCAGAAGGAATATTGCCTCCGCGATAAACATCGTTATCCAGGTATCAAGATTAAATGATGGTTCTCGAAAAATAATGAACATTAGTGAGGTTATGGGTATTGAAGGCGACCGCGTTGTTCTCCAGGATATTTTTACTTTTCAGTCTCATTCTGAAAGGGATGAAAATGGGAAAATAGTGGGTGAATTTGTCAACCATGGTCTGCTGGTGCGTTCTGCTGTTATGCAAAATGCCATCATGTTTAACCTGAGTGACGAGCTAAAACAGATATTTAGCATGGAGTAA
- a CDS encoding type II secretion system F family protein — translation MPYFILLFGVAVLIVNAFRWRKLMRAVEHSALPRQRSSRLSGLFSLWQEWKRYALGDGSWKAMKGLLIALVAIVLLLLLNANWLNFDNLVFIPVVLISAAIIQIRIGRTLRRREFENRFPEVLSVVNAAVSAGNGIQQALHRCGEGIDGELGLLFHRVDRRLTLGEEPERVFNDAWQEYRYREFYFFVMVMLVSLQRGGQLRALISRLSRVITNSKNMARRKAAMTSEARMSAKIVAAIPLLFFCGMKYFSPENFDFIIEDPMGRIILYYVIASEALGIGIIWLLMRKAT, via the coding sequence ATGCCCTATTTTATCCTGCTTTTTGGGGTTGCTGTATTGATTGTTAACGCTTTTCGCTGGAGAAAGTTGATGCGGGCGGTGGAGCATAGTGCACTGCCACGTCAACGATCTTCCCGGTTGTCCGGTCTGTTTTCCTTATGGCAGGAATGGAAACGTTATGCTCTTGGTGATGGTTCATGGAAAGCCATGAAAGGTTTACTGATAGCGTTAGTTGCGATCGTATTGCTTCTCTTATTGAATGCTAACTGGCTCAACTTTGATAACTTAGTTTTCATCCCGGTAGTACTGATCTCCGCAGCAATTATACAAATCCGAATTGGAAGAACGTTGCGTCGGCGTGAATTTGAAAACCGTTTTCCTGAAGTTTTATCAGTAGTTAACGCGGCTGTCTCTGCTGGTAACGGCATACAGCAGGCATTGCACCGTTGCGGTGAAGGGATTGATGGCGAGCTGGGCTTACTTTTTCACCGTGTCGATCGTCGTCTTACGCTGGGTGAAGAACCGGAACGTGTTTTTAATGATGCGTGGCAGGAATATCGCTATCGTGAATTTTATTTCTTTGTAATGGTTATGTTAGTGAGCTTACAACGTGGTGGACAATTACGCGCGTTGATAAGTCGTTTGTCGAGAGTTATCACCAATAGTAAGAACATGGCGCGTCGAAAGGCTGCAATGACGTCTGAGGCCCGTATGTCGGCCAAGATTGTTGCTGCTATCCCGTTGCTTTTCTTTTGTGGAATGAAATATTTTAGCCCAGAGAATTTTGATTTCATTATTGAAGACCCGATGGGGCGAATAATTTTATACTATGTTATTGCCAGTGAAGCCTTGGGCATAGGTATTATCT